The following coding sequences are from one Deltaproteobacteria bacterium window:
- a CDS encoding VOC family protein, with protein MFKRIDHVALHVADLDRAIAFYEDNFGFRKYFQHPSSAGMQIAYLKLGDTVLELTHKSDGSMTGFHFCLETDNFDETVTDLQRRGVPLLREPHGTAAREPREEGWRRVVFGGPDGEQIELRG; from the coding sequence ATGTTCAAGAGAATCGACCATGTAGCGCTCCATGTCGCGGACCTGGACCGCGCCATCGCCTTCTATGAGGACAACTTCGGCTTCCGGAAGTACTTCCAGCATCCGTCCAGCGCCGGTATGCAGATCGCGTACCTCAAGCTGGGCGACACCGTGTTGGAGCTGACGCACAAGAGCGACGGCTCCATGACCGGCTTCCACTTCTGCCTGGAGACGGACAACTTCGATGAAACGGTGACCGATTTGCAGCGGCGCGGCGTGCCGCTGCTGCGTGAGCCCCACGGCACCGCGGCGCGGGAGCCGCGTGAGGAAGGCTGGCGCCGGGTCGTCTTCGGCGGCCCCGACGGCGAGCAGATCGAACTGCGCGGCTAG
- the aat gene encoding leucyl/phenylalanyl-tRNA--protein transferase: MPVYRLSRELVFPDPREAEPGGLLAVGGDLGSARLLLAYSMGIFPWYSEGQPILWWSPDPRCVLHLADFHVSRRLRRVLNQGKFEVTFDADFRGVIRACASVDRHGQDGTWITPEMEQAYVRLHDAGLAHSAECWRGGELVGGIYGIALGRGFFGESMFHRATDASKVALARLVERLTGWSFYFIDAQVTTPHMLSLGARELPREAFLASLDEALRHPSRRGSWRKTGETP, from the coding sequence ATGCCTGTGTATCGCTTGAGCCGGGAACTCGTCTTCCCCGACCCGCGTGAGGCGGAGCCCGGCGGGCTTCTGGCGGTGGGAGGCGATCTCGGCAGCGCGCGGTTGCTGCTGGCGTACTCCATGGGCATCTTCCCCTGGTACAGCGAGGGCCAGCCCATCCTGTGGTGGTCGCCGGACCCCCGGTGCGTCCTCCATCTCGCCGATTTCCATGTGTCGAGGCGGCTGCGGCGGGTGCTGAACCAGGGGAAGTTCGAGGTGACCTTCGACGCGGACTTCCGCGGGGTGATCCGCGCGTGCGCGTCCGTGGACCGGCACGGTCAGGACGGCACCTGGATCACGCCGGAGATGGAACAGGCCTACGTCCGGCTACACGACGCGGGCCTGGCCCATTCGGCGGAGTGCTGGCGCGGCGGCGAGTTGGTGGGCGGCATCTATGGCATCGCACTCGGGCGCGGGTTTTTCGGCGAGTCCATGTTCCACCGTGCGACGGACGCCTCCAAGGTGGCGCTGGCGCGCCTGGTCGAGCGGCTCACCGGCTGGAGCTTCTATTTCATCGACGCCCAAGTTACAACTCCCCACATGTTGAGCCTCGGCGCGCGCGAGTTGCCGAGGGAGGCTTTTCTGGCGAGTCTCGACGAAGCGCTGCGCCATCCCTCCCGCCGTGGCAGTTGGCGGAAGACCGGCGAGACGCCATGA
- a CDS encoding CoA pyrophosphatase: MNAHADRFKVLRTRIPEAVAGDDFRPAAVLAPIQERADGDYLILTLRAANLSSHSGQVAFPGGSVDPEDDGALAAALRESREEIGIDPDHVRIVGQLDQVVAGYNFLVTPFVGLIPHPYEFDPDPRETAAVFSVPVAALLRQDALTLDSRLSRRSEPIYHFQYEEWDIWGATARMVKQLLELVYGYEATAVRAW, encoded by the coding sequence GTGAACGCGCACGCCGACAGATTCAAGGTCCTGAGGACCCGGATTCCCGAGGCCGTCGCCGGGGACGACTTCCGCCCGGCGGCGGTACTGGCGCCCATCCAGGAGCGCGCGGACGGCGATTACCTGATCCTCACCCTGCGCGCGGCGAACCTCAGCTCACACAGCGGACAGGTGGCGTTCCCGGGCGGCAGCGTCGACCCCGAAGACGACGGCGCGCTGGCGGCGGCGCTTCGGGAGAGCCGGGAAGAGATCGGCATCGACCCCGATCACGTGCGCATCGTGGGCCAGCTCGACCAGGTCGTGGCCGGGTACAATTTTCTGGTGACCCCGTTCGTGGGCCTGATTCCCCATCCTTACGAGTTCGATCCCGACCCGCGGGAAACCGCCGCGGTGTTCTCCGTGCCGGTGGCCGCGTTGCTGCGGCAGGACGCACTGACCCTGGACTCGCGCCTGTCCCGGCGCTCGGAGCCCATCTACCACTTTCAGTACGAGGAGTGGGACATCTGGGGCGCGACGGCCCGCATGGTGAAACAGTTGCTGGAGCTGGTCTACGGCTACGAGGCCACGGCCGTCAGGGCGTGGTGA
- a CDS encoding SLBB domain-containing protein, whose product MEGILFPRGVPEGLEGLDAYRARGGYQAVERLAEMSPQDVVAKVEASGLRGRGGAGFPTGRKLALTLECPETPRYVVMNGGEDEPGSKKDRVLMENVPHLILDGIILAAYAVQAEKAYLYINHGYEAATRAVETAIEEARQAGYCGENVAGSGFSLEIVMVAAPSNYVAGEDTAALEVIEGKDALPRQKPPFPVTEGLFGKPSLVNNVETLANIAPIVNQGAESFRSFGTADSPGTMVFSLGDEMERPGVYELPLGTPLRHLVEECGGGLKNGKAIKAILPGGPSSGFLPPESLDLPLDHNALREAGSSIGCGVVKVLTEDDSVLDEVVRIADFFARESCGQCPACRMETNMLVALLKKVQAGEGNEALVEQFGKVIAFNKGKGFCSLINMPGPPIESAIRLFPEEFRGA is encoded by the coding sequence ATGGAAGGCATCCTCTTCCCGCGCGGCGTGCCCGAGGGGCTCGAAGGGCTGGACGCCTATCGCGCACGCGGCGGCTATCAGGCCGTGGAGCGGCTCGCCGAGATGTCCCCGCAGGACGTCGTCGCCAAGGTGGAGGCCTCGGGCCTGCGCGGCCGCGGCGGCGCCGGCTTCCCCACCGGCCGGAAGCTCGCTCTCACCCTCGAATGCCCCGAAACGCCCCGCTACGTCGTGATGAACGGAGGCGAGGACGAGCCCGGCAGCAAGAAGGACCGGGTGCTGATGGAGAATGTCCCCCATCTCATCCTCGACGGGATCATTCTCGCGGCCTACGCGGTGCAGGCGGAGAAAGCCTACCTCTACATCAACCACGGCTACGAAGCGGCCACCCGCGCGGTGGAGACGGCCATCGAGGAAGCCCGGCAGGCCGGGTACTGCGGCGAGAACGTCGCCGGTTCGGGTTTCAGCCTCGAAATCGTCATGGTGGCGGCGCCGTCGAACTACGTCGCCGGCGAGGATACCGCGGCCCTGGAGGTCATCGAGGGGAAGGACGCGCTGCCGCGCCAGAAGCCGCCCTTCCCGGTCACCGAGGGCCTGTTCGGCAAGCCGAGCCTGGTGAACAACGTCGAGACCCTGGCCAACATCGCGCCCATCGTCAACCAGGGCGCGGAGTCCTTCCGCTCCTTCGGCACCGCGGACAGCCCGGGCACCATGGTCTTCTCGCTGGGGGACGAAATGGAGCGGCCCGGGGTCTACGAACTGCCTCTCGGGACCCCGCTGCGCCACCTCGTGGAAGAGTGCGGCGGAGGCTTGAAAAACGGCAAGGCCATCAAGGCCATCCTTCCCGGCGGCCCGTCATCGGGTTTCCTGCCGCCCGAGAGCCTCGACCTGCCCCTCGACCACAACGCCCTGCGCGAAGCGGGCTCCTCCATCGGCTGCGGCGTGGTGAAGGTCCTGACGGAGGACGATTCCGTGCTGGACGAAGTCGTGCGTATCGCGGATTTCTTCGCCCGGGAATCCTGCGGCCAGTGCCCCGCCTGCCGCATGGAAACCAACATGCTGGTGGCGCTGCTCAAGAAGGTTCAGGCGGGCGAGGGAAACGAGGCGCTGGTGGAGCAGTTCGGGAAGGTGATCGCCTTCAACAAGGGCAAGGGGTTCTGCAGCCTGATCAACATGCCGGGACCGCCCATCGAAAGCGCCATCCGGCTCTTCCCGGAAGAGTTCCGCGGCGCCTGA